Within Gilvibacter sp. SZ-19, the genomic segment CATCAAATCAACAGAATGATTAACGACCAGACCTACGATTTGGAAAAAGCACCTTTTGATGTTGCGGATAAAAAGTTAGTCTCAAAAGCTGGTTCCTGTGTAGAATGTCCATTCAATGCAGCCAATCAAGGAAATCTTTTCGGCGAAGGTAAAATGGTTTGTACCAAATCGGCTTGTTTTGAGACGAAAAAAACCAAGTCGTTCCTGAACCTGATTGAAAAATCCAAGAAAGAAAACATACTGTTAATTCCAGAAATACGACAGTATTGGGCAAATGAAGAAAAGAATCAGCTTATTATTTCCCAGTTTGAAAATAATGGGTTGAATGTCTATTTGCTGGATGATGTTGAAATCATTGAAAGCCCAATCAAGCCAACAATGGATGCCATTAAGGCTGAATATCAGCATTATGATTATTCTGAAGCTGAACTGAAAGCAGAGCTAGAAGAAGCAATACAGAGTTACAAGGAAGACCTAAAAAAGTTTAATTCAGCCAAGGACAATGGCTTCGTGAATGGCGCCGTATTCCATCCCGAGACCTACCAGCATAAAGAGATTTTCGTAAAAGTGGTTGAGAAATCAGAGAATGATTCTACTGAATATTCTGAACCATTGACCAGTAGAAAGATGGTAGATTGTACGCCCAAGGAACAAATCATCAAAATCAACGAAAGGGAAATCCGGAAGAAGCAGATAGAAAACAATAAGCAATTTGAAGAAATTGTCGAAATGATAAGAGAGACCAAATATGTCGATAAAAAGAATGCGCTTTCGACTGATGAGATGGTCGCATTTTCAATATCACTTTTTGAGAATAATGTAGATTATACTGGTCAGCAGAAATACTTTTCAGGACTTCTGAATTATACATCAAAAATGACACGGGTCGAAATGGTAGAACATTTCAGAAAGAATTTCAAAAAAGAAATTTTTTATAGGCTGATACGCTATATCTTGACCAAACAGGTTCATTTTGGCGAAAGTAACCACGTCAATAATTTAACGAATATTTCATTCTACAATGCGATGCAAGGATATTACAAATCCAAGATTTCTAGTATCGAGAAAGAATATGAGGAAAAGAGAAACAAGCGTGAAGCACGTTTGAAAGAGCGCATCGAAGTTCTTGAGAAGAAAATTCAGGAACTCAACGATTAGCTTTTGTTGTTTGAAGAAGGGTCGGCATTCGTGTCGGCCCTTTTTCTTTTTATGACCACATCATAGAGGTTCAAAGTAAAAGTATCAATCAATATCAGCGCAAAGATAAACTCGTAAAATACACCCATCAAAAGACTACGGCATAAAGCCCTTGCGCGCATTCCATTTCTCATTTATTCCGTTTCCTTTTGAGCTGTGATTTTAGCTTCCGTTTGGGTACTGCTCAAATATTGTTTAACTAAAATTTCAACATTATGAAACAAGTATCAACAAAGGCGAAGATTTCAGTGCAAGAAGCCGAGGCACATTATCAATCCAGTAAAGAAAATTACAGGATTGAAGGTGCCGAAAGTCATCTGGCCTACTACAGAGAAAAGCATCCAGAGTATTACGCTGTGCTATCACAAAATGTTTAACCTAAAATTGAAAAGCTATGTATTTACAAAATTTACAACAGGATGAAATTTTTGTTCCATCAGAAATGAAATCTTTAAAAACCTTAACGCAGATGGAATCTCGACGTGGACTTGAAAACGTCATCATTTCAAATGGAAAAATTGTTAATGTGGTATCGAACAGCTACGGCCACATCC encodes:
- a CDS encoding ParB/RepB/Spo0J family partition protein, with translation MTTKASTTRKRRSTTTTAKKELNGKKVPALQIENIPIGKIKPDPKQPRKTFDDKQLQQLSDSIKEFGVLQPITVRKSGKDFIIVMGERRFRASKIANKKTIPSIVRTYENDEVLEVQIIENLQRKDVEPTEEAEAISYLSDKYSPLEIAKRLGRTDNFIRQRLKLAGLIDGFKHFVRNGEMTISLGVGVALFTPEEQQMMLETMGDNFKAHQINRMINDQTYDLEKAPFDVADKKLVSKAGSCVECPFNAANQGNLFGEGKMVCTKSACFETKKTKSFLNLIEKSKKENILLIPEIRQYWANEEKNQLIISQFENNGLNVYLLDDVEIIESPIKPTMDAIKAEYQHYDYSEAELKAELEEAIQSYKEDLKKFNSAKDNGFVNGAVFHPETYQHKEIFVKVVEKSENDSTEYSEPLTSRKMVDCTPKEQIIKINEREIRKKQIENNKQFEEIVEMIRETKYVDKKNALSTDEMVAFSISLFENNVDYTGQQKYFSGLLNYTSKMTRVEMVEHFRKNFKKEIFYRLIRYILTKQVHFGESNHVNNLTNISFYNAMQGYYKSKISSIEKEYEEKRNKREARLKERIEVLEKKIQELND